The window GAAAAAATTGATGATTCACCTGTAACGCAAGCAGATTTAAAAGTAAATCGCTATTTAATCAAACAACTTGCGGAGTTAACGCCTGATTTGCCGGTATTATCAGAAGAAAGTGATTATTCAGCACGTAGAAATTGGCAACGCTGTTGGATGCTTGATCCATTAGATGGGACAAAAGAGTTTATTCATGAGCGTGATGAGTTTACGATTAATTTGAGTTTAATTGAAAATCATGAAACCACTTTTGCCATTATCGCTGTCCCATGTGAACAAGTGATGTATATTGGCTATCGATCACAGTTACCTTATAAATATAGTTTTAGTAGACAAGAATGGTTGCAGTATCAGGTGGAATCACATTCATTAACGACACCCGTACAAATCGGTTTGAGTCACAATAGCAAAAACCCTAAATATAAAAATTTTATTGAACCGATTTTACAGCACCGAGAAGTTACGCGACGTGAAGCTGGCAGTGCCTATAAATTTTGTATGATGTTGGAAGGTGAGATTGATATATATCCACGTTTTCATCCAACTTCGGAGTGGGATACTAGCTCAGGACAAGCATTTTTGGAGAGTATTGGTGGTGGGTTGATGACACTGGAGGGAAAACCATTTCAATACAATCAGCGTGAAACGGTATTAAACAATGGTTTCATTGCATTTAAAGATCAAAGCTATAAAACAATTGCTTATGATGCGTTGCGCTTATCTGGCATTTTAGATTGAGTGTTATGCTGCTCATGGTATAGTGAGTTAAGTTCTCATTTTAACTTTTAAATATGGCTTTGCATTTATTACCCAAAAGCATGTTTGAAGCAATTGATTTACTTCCAGATGCTTCAACACCTGTAACTTTATTCACGCGCCATTCATTGCGTGAATTGGTGAATGGGAAAGGTTTGGCGGGGTATGATTTGCAGTTAACTGAGCAAGGGCGAGAGCTTGCTTATGCTTGGGGACAATATTTAATTAAGAATACGGATCGAGCAATTCAACATTGTATTTCAAGTCCGATACAACGATGTGTGGATACCGCTGCTTTGATGATCGAGGGGGCTGATGTTGTTCATGAGAAGGTAAATACACATACCATTGAGATCGTGGAACAGCGTTTGTTGGTCGAGCCAGGTAGTTTTGTTCTTGATATTCAGCAGGCAGCACCTTATTTTCGTAAACAGGGTGCATTAGGCTTTATTAATAGTTTTGTGAACAATGCATTGCCTGGAATGAAGCATCCAATTACAGGTGTTTTTGATGTATTGGAATTACTGTACCACACTCATCCCACACATCAGAATGGTTTGAGCTTAGCCGTCAGTCATGACACGATACTCGCAGCAATTATTGCTATAATCTCTGGCAAGAATCAAATTGAACAAGCGGATTGGCCTGATATGATGGAAGGTTTGTTCGTGTGGTTTGAGGGTGAAGATTTTGCAAATAGCAAGCTTAAATGGATTTGGCGTGGTCAAAGAGAAGAGTTGCTGATTAAGCATTTTCATGATCCTTCATAATCAATAAAACTATCGTTTTAGAAATTAGCTTTCCTTAGTTTTTATTACATTTCCCCTATGGTTTGTTTTAGGTTATATTTTTATAACCATATGATTTTTATAAATTAACTAAATCACATAATTTGTTTTTAACGATAAGTTATCGTGTTTATATTTGGGGAAATGTGATGCAATTACGCCTAAAGTATTTAGCTGTTTGTCTTCTGCCTGCTACTTTATTTGCCTGTGGTGGAGGTGGAGGGGACGCAGGTGACAATAATAAAAGTGAAAATACCACCACACCTCCTATTATAAATAAATACCCTGAACCAACGAAAGATGTGGTCGATGATTCTATTATTGGGTTCTATGATTATGATAAATCTGAACAAACACGCGTATTAAGAAATGATTTAAATGGAGATTTCATGGCGATGGTGCAATTTGCGCAAAGTCATGTGGTGAATCCAAAAAATAATGAAAAAGATTGGATGCCGAGACTTACGGCTGAAAAAGATGCTCTTTTATTGGTTACACCTCTGGCTGATATGGGTGACATTCAAGCTTTACAAGCAGAGATTTATGATGGTCAGAAACGTTTAAGAACGATAGATTTAATTGAGCCGACACGAATTCCAGCATCAGATCAATCTAACACTGATGGTCGCCCAAAGGTAAGCTATTCAAAACGAGCATGGAGTGCAGCATTAAACTGGGATGAAATTCGTGCAGGTTTAAACATCCGAATTATAGATCCTACGAATAATCGTGCTGGTGTTTTGCCGGCAGAAAATATTGATTTTGCTGTACCTGGAGAATTGGTGCTTCATAACATTCGACTGGGATTACTCACTGAGCCACCTAAATCAACAGGTCACTATATGTTATTAGAGCCTGCAAAAGCAGGGACGGACTATTTTCAAACGATTCCAGCTGCACGTATGGTGGTCGCGAAGTATGATGATTTAAAGCTAGATAAAGTAATGGTTGCTAGTGGCGTTATTTACGATGCAGCTAGCGACACTACGGGTGACGTGTATAGTGGTGATATGCGTGAAAATACAGCAAAATCTACTTTTGGTGTTGGTATTAATCTCGCTAACTGGGGGATTACCAGTGCATCCATGGCAAGCCAAGAACAACCACAACTTACACAAAGCCTTGTTGCTCACCATGCTCGTGGTAAATATAGCAATGGTGATGTCACACACGGTTTGAGTGGTGGAAACGGTATGCTGACTTTAATTGATTCGATTGGTAACGAATTTAGTCATGAAATTGGACATCACTATGGCTTGGGGCATTATCCGGGTTCTGTAGGAGACAATATGTTTTGGGCAGCGCATCATGCGGATAGTGGTTGGGGGTATATTGCTTTTCGAAATAAGATGCGTGGTAATTTAAATTGGACGTCGACTAAATTATCTGATGGTAAAAATGGTGTACCCAACTTCTTGAATCAATATGCTTATGGTTGGGATGCAATGTCAGGTGGTGATAGTGCAAGTAGTATCTCAAAATATACGCACTATACTGGTTATAGTACCTATTCAAAGATTCAACCTGCTTTTGATCGTCATGTTTGGGATGAATCCTCTCCAACAGGTTATAAAAAATGGAATACCATAACTCGACAAATGGAAGTATCACAGCCCAAAGTGCCTTCTTCGAAAAATGTTTGGTATAACAGCACGGATGGGAACTACTTGAAACCACGGTTGTTTGGCGTTCCCGTTTATACGATTTTAGGAGGTTATGATCCGGTTAATCAGGTCGGATTGATTTATCCTGCGGCTAAAGGTAATTGGGGAAATGTATTTAACTTATCTCAAGTTGATACAAATGCTAAGTCGGCAAATTGTTGGCTTAATATTCAATTTCCTAAAAGTTCTCAGAATATAGCTTTAGCGCCACAGCGCGTAAATGTTGGAAGTAATGCAAATAAATTCCACATTAATCTTGCGCAAGCTGATGCACCTCAAACTGTGAATTTGTATTGTAGAAAAGCAAATGAAGATGCAACACTACTATCAAGTATTACAATACCCGCACATGACGTAGTATCAGATCCGTATGTGGAAATTGGCAAACAAGCTGGTTATTCGGCGCTTAGGGCAATTGAGTTACCACGGCTTGAACAGGCTTTGCTTGCCAATAAAGGTCGAGTGGTGATGACGCTTTCGGCTGAGTCAAAGTTATTGCTAGAAACCTATCAATCATTTATAGGGCAATTGTCTGCTGACGCTCAGAAGGAAATGCTTCGTTATAATCAGCAGCAAGAAAAAATGTATCGCTTGAATCGCTGGATGAATGTTTATTCTTCAGACTTGCATAAGACTGAACCTGAAGCTGTACAGGCCTTCAATAGATTTGTTGAGAAACTTGGCTTAACCAATGATTTAGAACTCGGTTCTGCGACTCCATTGATGAATAGAACCCATTGCCTTAAAGCTGAGCAATTAGAAAGTGGCGTCTTAAATACTTATATAAGTGGTGCAGTTGGCTGTTCAGGGGATGATTCTGAAAAATGGATCTATGATGCCAATGGCAAAATTCATAATAATAAATATATAGGCCAATGTTTAACAACTGGTGCGGGTAATGTTATTCATTTATTGCCATGCGGTAATTTAGCAAATCAGATTTGGACAGTTGATTATGCTGCACAGACCATCAAGCAATCCAACCAATGTTTCGATTTGGAAGGTGGTTATTTGACCAATAATCGAGCACGTCTGATTCGCTATGCATGTACGGGAGGTGGCAATCAAAAGTGGACGATTCCATTGATCAACAATAGCTTAATACTTGCAGAGTTATCTGCAAAGAATTTAGTGTTAGCGGAACTGTTGTTAAGAAAAGATGGATTAAAAAATTAGAAGTTATTTATCCAACTTAGGATGAGTCATCGTTGCAAGTAAAGTCTATTTAAGTATGAATAGACTCTGCTTAGAAAATTAAAAAATTACTTTTAAAAAGTTTAAAAATTCGTCATTATATGACAATAAAAAAGATAAATCAGACACATAACTGGATAAAAATATGTCATCAAACACGATTTACTTGTGGGAGCCTGAAATTTTTACGGGTAAAGTTCCTGCGGAAGCTGATTCCTATCAAGTGGCATTCGAATTACATCAACAGTATTGTCATACGCCGAGCCACGGCACCACATTGCTTGCGTGGTTAGATTATATTGCAGACAAAATAGATGATCCGCAATATCGCTGTTTTTTTCCAGTACAGATTCAACATTGGTTAAGTCAGGTTAAACAACAATTTTCTGAAAATTTGTGTGCAATTATGCAGATCGATGCATTAGTGCAAGATACTCAAAACGATGCGATATATCGCATTTTTTATGAAGCTGTTTCTGAGACTGGGGTGGGATTCTATGAGCCTAATTTTAATATTTGGGCAATTGGTGAATTGCAATCCCCAGAAAATGCTGTTGAGCACCTGTTACAGCCTTATTTATTAGAACCATTAGATATAAAAAATATAAAATTTGAGCAAGAGCAATTGTTGACTGCATGGCAAACACCAGACTTTGAAATCCCACATAATATGGCTGCTGCTGAACAATTGATGTGTCAATGGTTTGAACAACAAACATATAGCAAAGATTTAAAGCTCGATGTTTTTAATATTGCGCATGATTATATTTCTAACTGGGGGAATATCGGTAGGCCAGAGTTGGCTTTAGATACTGGTTATCGGTGTTTTTTATTAACACAAAAACAGGTTGGTGTTTTCTATCAGTTAAAAATGGTTTTAAGAAAATTAACAGTAAGCCCAATGTTGTCTTTTGCAATGGATTTTACTGATCGTTTTATCTCGCAATATTTGCAGGAACAGTTGCCTGAGCGTTTGATTTTTCGTTTACGCTCTATGGATGTTTATCATTATTCAGAGGACAAAGGGCGCTCAGATGTATGTTTTTCTTTGGTTGGTCGATGGGATGCCGTTTCAGATATTCGTGAGTTCTTAAAAAATTTAGATGCATATATTAATTTTATCTTTTTCCATTTGGGTCAAGGGCGTTTAGATACTTTACAAGCTTGGGCTTACGGTGATATGCCTGCAAACCTTATGATTGATTTGGATTTTCGTTTTGAATTAATGATGTATGCACTAAGTCTAGACGAGGAATATCTCAATGATCGCTATCAAGAATATAAAGAGCGATTCACACGAAGCAATGCACGTGCAAGTGATTTGGGGTTGTTGGAAGAGAGTTATAAATTTTGTCAGAAACTAATGAAAATCATAGAGAAAGAAGGCACGGCCTTGAAGCCCTATGTTAAAGGGTAGGGATGAAATAAGTGCTAGGTCGAGTATGGTTTTTGTTGAACTTGAGGCAATAAAAAAGTCCGATAATTCGGACTTTTTTATATATGCAACAAATTAGTTAGCTAATGCTTTAACTTGAGCATTTAAGCGGCTCTTATGACGAGCAGCTTTGTTTTTGTGGATGATGCCTTTATCAGCCATACGGTCGATTACAGGAACAGCTTTTTTATAAGCTTCTGTAGCAACTGTATAATCACCAGCAGCGATCGCATTTACTGTACGTTTGATGTAAGTACGAACCATAGAACGCAAGCTTGCGTTGTGTTTACGTGCTTTAACGTTTTGACGAGCACGTTTTTTAGCTTGAGCAGAGTTTGCCACTCGTGCACTCCTTGAAAATAGGTTGGTCTGGGCGGGCTGAAGTTAAAACCAATAAAATATTAGCAACATTCACCAGCCCGTAAACAAGTGCCATATTTTGAGGAAACTATGCCGCGAAGTCAAGTCTTGTCATGTTTTTAAGTGCATTTAACAGGTGATAATCTTGCTAGAAAACGTTACATTAATCTCAATAATCAATTGGAAGAACTATAAATGAGCAAAGCAGATAAAAAAGCAATTATTATTGGTGCAACTGGCTTGGTTGGTCAGGCGTTGATTAGTGAATTGCAACAGTCAGATAGCTTTGATTCTATAACTGCTGTTGTTAGGAAAAAATCAGATACATTAGCTACTTACAGTAAGGTTGATCAGTTGGTTGTTGAAGACTTTTTATTGTTGAATGATGAAGATGTGAATGCTCACACCCATGCATTTAGTTGTTTAGGTAGTACCATAAAACAGGCTGGTTCTAAAGAGGCTTTTTATGCGATTGATTATGAAATTAATGCACATTTTGCAGATTTAATCCAAGATAAAAATATTCATTTTTTGATTGTAAGTGCTTTGGGGGCGAACGCAAATTCACCTGTTTTTTACAATAAAGTCAAAGGAGAGTTAGAGGATTATTTAAAAAGCTTGTCAATTTTTAAGCTTTCGATATTTCAACCTTCACTTTTGATTGGTAAACGTAGTGATGTGCGATTTTTAGAAGATATGGCACAGACAGCCTTTAAATTGATCGAAAAAAAGTGGACGAAGCCGTTTAAATTTAAGCCTGTCACAGCCGAACAATTGGCGCATACTATGGTGGTTGCAGCACAAACACAGTCCGCTGCATTTAAACTGTATGATAATTTAGCGATACAACAAACCCAATAATGGAGAGCTTAAATGACAACTGTACCTTTTGTAACGTGCGATTTGTTAGATGATAATCCTGAAAAGAACTTACAAGTGGTGATTCCTTCTTTAGATGGTAAATTCTTTAAAAGTTATGGAGCACGTAAAAGTTTTGGTGGTGAAGTTGTTACGGTTAAATGCTTTGAAGATAACTCTAGAGTGAAAGAGCTATTAGCAACAGAGGGTACTGGTAAAGTGCTCGTTGTGGATGGAGGGGCTTCAATGCGTTGTGCGTTGATGGGAGACATGATCGCTGAGTCAGCTGTAAAGAATAAGTGGAATGGTGTGGTGATTTACGGTTGTGTACGCGATGTAGATGCATTAGCAGAACTTGATTTGGGTGTTCATGCATTGGCAGCAATCCCTCAAAAAAGTAATCGTAAAGGCATTGGTGAGGTTGATAGTACGCTGTATTTTGGTGGTGTAACAATCAATTCTGGTGATTATATCTATGCAGATAACAATGGAATTGTGATTGCCAAAGAAAAACTAGTCGACTGCTAAAAGGATAAAAGTATGCTTAAAATGGTGAGCCATCAATTTAAAGTTTTACAATCAGTAGCTGCAACCCTTATCGAAGGTGGGCGTGGTGTATCAGGAACACCATTTCCAAATCAGCCTGAAAAAACAATCAAGCTATATGAATTTGAAGGTTCACCATTTTGCAGACGTGTACGTGAAGTGATTACACTCCTGAATTTAGATGTTGAAATTTATCCTTGTCCTAAAGGGGGCGAAAAATACCGCCAAATCGTAAAGCATAAAGGTGGAAAAAAGCAGTTTCCATTTTTAATTGATGAAAATACAGGTGATCAGTTATATGAGTCACAAGAGATCATTCATCACTTATTTAAGCATTATGGAAAAACGGGACAAACGCCAAAAAAATATAGTCGTTATCCGAAATTGCCTTATGTTTCGACTTTAGCGACGGTCGCAAATGCAGCAAGAGGGGTTTGGATTAATAAGAAAATTACTCATCGCCCAGCGCCAGAACAGCTTTTAGAGCTGTGGAGCTTTGAGGCGAGTCCATATACACGTTTAGTCCGTGAAGTATTGTGTGAATTAGAATTGCCTTATGTTTTACATAACGTACCGAAAGAGCGCTGGCAAGATATGGGACCTGCAGTTTTGCGGTTGAAACCAGGTCAATATATTCCATTGCCAAATGGTAAGCGTGAGAAGACTGTAGAAATTATGGGGCGTGATATTCAGGTTCCATATTTAGTTGATCCAAACACAGGTGTGAAAATGTTTGAATCAGCTAAAATTGTTGAATATCTAAAGAAACAGTACGGACAATAAGCTTTGAAAAAGCACCTTTAAGAAGGTGCTTTTTTGTATCATTTGGTTGTTGCATTCATGATTGTTTTGCAGGTTAAATACTTTAGTAAATATTGTGATGTGATCAACTCATGTTAAGTCAGTTGTCTAGTTTATTCAAAAGCTCAAAAGAGACACCAGAGCAATTGTTTTTGAAAGAGCACGCTTTAGCCTTTGATAAGGAGCATGGCACCATATTAAATGGTGTAAAGCTGAATGAACTAGGTTTCCGTATGGAGTATTTTTCTAATCGAAAATTAGATCATTTTGATGATTTGGCAAAGTTGTTTGAAATCACCCCACAGATAAATGAAAAAATTGATTTAGAAATTTACTCACAGCGTTTTGTTGAGCGCTTGGGGAATACAGAAGAAAATCTCAAAGAGTTGAAACAAATGATCAAAACTTTGAATGATTATTATGTGAAGTTTAAAAGACCAAGATAAACTGAGAAGTTGTGTTGTATAAAGAAAAAAGCTGAATCAAATGATTCAGCTTTTTTGTGCAAATCTAGCGATTATTTTTCAATAATTGCTGTTACACCTTGACCACCAGCAGCACAGATCGAAACTAAGATACGACCTGAACCTTTTTGGTTAAGGAGTTTTGCGGCGGTTGCGATGATACGACCACCAGTTGCGGCGAATGGGTGACCAGCAGCTAAAGAAGAACCTTTAACGTTTAATTTGCTAAGATCAATTGAACCTAAAGGAGCTTCTAAACCTAAACGCTCTTTACAGAATTTCTCATCTTCCCAAGCTTTCAATGTAGAAAGTACTTGTGAAGCAAATGCTTCGTGGATTTCATAGTAGTCAAAATCTTGAAGTTTAAGACCAGCACGTTCAAGCATACGCGGAACAGCATAAGCAGGAGCCATCAATAAGCCTTCTTTTTTACCAACGAAATCAACTGCAGCTGTTTCAGAGAAAGTTAAGTAAGCAAGAACTTCGTGACCATTTGCTTTAGCCCATTCTTCAGAAGCTAAAAGTACACATGATGCGCCATCAGTCAGTGGAGTAGAGTTACCCGCTGTCATCGTTGCAGCTTCGCCTTTACCAAATACTGGTTTTAATTTTGCTAATTTTTCAACACTAGAGTCAGCACGTAAGTTGTTGTCACGATTTAAACCTAGGAATGGTGTGATTAGGTCATCGAAGAAACCTTCTTCGTATGCTTTCGCCATTTTTTGGTGAGAAGATGCAGCTAAAGCATCTTGATCTTCGCGAGTGATACCCCATTCTAAAGCTGTAATTGCAGCATGATCGCCCATCGCAAGGCCAGTACGTGGTTCACCATTCTTAGGCGCATCCATGAGGTCTTTAAGATTAATTTTTTTCAATGCTTTTAAGCGATCTTTACCTGTTTTAGCAATGTTCAACTCAAGTAAAGCTTTACGTAAACCATCACCAAAAGCGATCGGTGCATCAGAAGTCGTGTCTACACCACCTGCAATACCGACTTCGATTTGGCCTAAAGCAATTTTGTTTGCAACAAGGAAGGCAGCTTGTAAACCAGTACCACATGCTTGTTGAATATCGTAAGCTGGAGTTTCTGGTGCAAGTTGAGTATTTAAAACACACTCGCGTGTCATGTTGAAGTCACGACTATGTTTTAATACTGCGCCCGCAACAACTTCACCTAAACGTTGGCCTTGTAGATTAAAACGCTCAACTAAGCCATTTAATGCTGCGGTGAACATATCCATGTTTGAAGCAGTGAAATATGCGCCGTTTGAACGAGCGAATGGAATACGGTTACCGCCAATAATGGCTACACGACGAACGGTGTTTTGGCTCATGGTTTTATCCTGTTGAACAGAAGGTTTGGTTGTTTTGGCTGTGGCTGCTTTTGTAGTTGCAGAAGAAGCAGTGCTTTTTGTGCTACGACTAGTAGAACGAGTGCGAGTCGTTTTAGTTGTCGTACTTGCTGCTTTAGGAGTAGTGCTCGTACTTTTACTTCTGGTCGAAGTTGCTTTTGATGTATTTGACACATTCTCTTCAGCAGAATTCTCGACTGCTGGATTTTCTTGAGTTGTTTTGCTCATAAGGCTTTTCCAAGCATAATAGGGATATTCTTAATATAACCATAGCATATTTCAAATACTGCTGTATTGACTAGAATGACGCTTTAGACCACATTCAGGTCAAGACATCCAAACATGAACTCAAGTATGATTTGCTATGAGTCAATCAGACATTGATTTTATGTTATATCCCCAACACGAATCATATGTTTGTAAAAATTCATTTGTATGAGAGATAATAACCATGACTGATCAATACCAAGCATTTACACAATCTCCTTTGGGTAAATTTGTTGTAAAAAATTTAGGTTTGCCATCGCCAGCTGCTCTAGACCGTTTTGAAAATGCGCAACCCGTTGTAAATGGTGCAGTATTGCTTGGCGCAGCACCTTCAAGCACGATTTCTGCTTCTATTGCTCAAATTCTTAGCAATATTCATGCAGACAGCTATGTTGGTAACAATGTTGAATTGCAACAAACTGCTGCAAAAGTGGGTTTAAATCTACGTCCTCTAAATGCAGATGATAAAGAGTCTAAATTTAAAGCAGTTGTATTCGACGCTTCTGGTATTCAAAATTCAGAACAATTAAAAGAGTTATACAATTTCTTTAATCCTATCGCTCGTCAAATATCAAGCTCTGGCCGTGTAATTGTGATTGGTACAACGCCTGAAACAGCTAAAACTGTAAAACAAGCAATTGCACAACGTGCACTTGAAGGTTTTATCAAGTCTGTTGGTAAAGAATTCAAAAAGGGTATCACTGCTCAAGTAGTTTATGTTGATCAAGGTGCTGAAGCAAATCTTGAATCAACTTTACGTTTCTTAATTTCTCCTCGTTCTGCATACGTTTCTGGTCAAGTGATTCGAGTATCTAAAGCAGATAATGTTGACCTAGATTGGGCTAAACCTTTAGCAGGTAAAACTGCTTTAGTTACTGGTGCAAGCCGTGGTATCGGTGAAGCGATTGCAAATGTATTGGCACGCGACGGCGCACATGTAATTTGTTTAGATGTTCCACAACAACAAGCTGACTTAGAGCGTGTTGCTGGTTCTATCGGTGGTTCAGTATTAGCAATCGATATTACTGCTGCTGATGCAGGTGAGAAAATCAAAACTGCTGCTGCGAAGCAGGGCGGTTTGGACGTGATTGTTCATAATGCGGGTATTACTCGTGATAAAACTTTGGCGAATATGAAGCCTGAGCTTTGGGATCTTGTAATCAACATCAACTTATCAGCAATTGAGCGTGTTAACGATTACTTACTATCTAATGATGGTTTAAATGCAAATGGTCGTATCGTTTGTGTATCATCTATCAGTGGTATCGCTGGTAACCTAGGTCAAACGAACTATGCTGTTTCTAAAGCAGGTGTAATTGGCTTGGTTAAATTTACTGCACCAACTTTGAAGAACGGTATTACGATCAATGCGGTTGCACCTGGTTTTATCGAAACTCAAATGACTGCTGCGATTCCTTTTGCGATTCGTGAAGCGGGTCGTCGTATGAACTCAATGAACCAAGGCGGTTTACCTGTAGATGTAGCTGAGGCAATTGCATGGTTTGCTTCAACTGGTTCAACAGGCGTTACGGGTAATGTCGTACGTGTTTGTGGTCAAAGCTTATTAGGTGCGTAAGCATTAGGGTTTTGAAGGGGGTGCTATCGCATCCCTTTTTTGTAGAAAAATATTAGAAGGTTAATTATGAACACTCGTCATTTTAGTGAATTGCCAAAACCTTATTTAGCTTATCCAAAAGTTATTCAAGGTTTAATTTTTAAAAAGCCAAAAGGCGAAAAAGTATTACCGCAAGTAGAATATGTGGTGGATACACTTAAAATTGATACGAAACATTTAGAAAACTATAACGAAATTTGCGGTTTTAAAAATGACGGTTTTGTGCCAGCAATTTATTTAGCTGTACTATCTCAAAGTTTACAAATGCATATGATGACCAGTGAAGCATTTCCATTTGCAATTTTGGGTTTGGTTCATATTCGTAACCAAATTAAACAAACTCGTAAAATTGGTGTGAATGAGCAAATTAAGCTTTCTTGCAAATTTGGTGATCTTAAACCACATGATAAAGGCTTACAGTTTGACTTTATAACGACTGCAAAAGTTGGTGGTGAGGTTGTAATGGAAAGCTTAACAACTTACTTATCTCGTCAAAAAGTTGAGAAAAAAGCTGTTGAGAAGGCGAAAGAAACCCAAGAGCCAGCGTATCAACCACAAGAAGAATGGAATATTTCTGAGAATACAGGTCGTCGTTATGCGATGATCTCAGGTGACTTTAATTTGATTCATATCCATGCAGTTACTGCAAAAGCTTTCGGTTTTAAGCAAGCAATTGCGCATGGGATGTGGAGTAAAGCTAAAGCTTTAGCAAATGTCCAACTTCCAGATGCTTATGAAGCGGATGTGTGGTTTAAATTACCAATGTATTTACCATCAACAGTTGAGTTTTTAACAGCGAATGAAGCGAAGCAAACTGAATTTTTGATACGTAATTTGAAATCTAAAAAGCCACATGTCGCTGGAACAGTAAAAGCAATTTAAGCTTTAATTCCTTAGATTTACATCTCTTCTGTTCGCAGGAGAGATTGCCTCACAATAAAATGATTATAAGGATGTATACTTTGATTAAAGAATTCCTTTTGGCTAATACTCAAAATTATCATGGCACTGTTGATGAACGATTCCTAGATTTAGCAACTCAATTTAGCCGATTTCAAGATGCAAGAAGCCATCAGGGTGGAGCAGCTTTAGTTGTCTATTTTCAAGGTCAAAAAGTTGTTGATATTTTTACAGGCAAAAAATCTCAGGATGAGGCTTGGCAAGTTGATACTTTGGCTATGTGCTATTCAACTGGGAAAGGAATTCTAGCTACACTTGCTCATATTTTAGTGAGTGAAGGTTTTCTTGATTATGATGAGCCGATTGTAAAATATTGGCCAGAATTCGCTCAAAATGGAAAAGAAAAGATTACTTTACGTCATGTTCTTTCACATCAAAGCGGATTATTTGATATTCGTAATGTGATTGATACAGCCGCTGAAATGCTCGATTGGTCTCATATGTTAGATGTAATGGCTACAACAACAC is drawn from Acinetobacter suaedae and contains these coding sequences:
- a CDS encoding acetyl-CoA C-acetyltransferase — translated: MSKTTQENPAVENSAEENVSNTSKATSTRSKSTSTTPKAASTTTKTTRTRSTSRSTKSTASSATTKAATAKTTKPSVQQDKTMSQNTVRRVAIIGGNRIPFARSNGAYFTASNMDMFTAALNGLVERFNLQGQRLGEVVAGAVLKHSRDFNMTRECVLNTQLAPETPAYDIQQACGTGLQAAFLVANKIALGQIEVGIAGGVDTTSDAPIAFGDGLRKALLELNIAKTGKDRLKALKKINLKDLMDAPKNGEPRTGLAMGDHAAITALEWGITREDQDALAASSHQKMAKAYEEGFFDDLITPFLGLNRDNNLRADSSVEKLAKLKPVFGKGEAATMTAGNSTPLTDGASCVLLASEEWAKANGHEVLAYLTFSETAAVDFVGKKEGLLMAPAYAVPRMLERAGLKLQDFDYYEIHEAFASQVLSTLKAWEDEKFCKERLGLEAPLGSIDLSKLNVKGSSLAAGHPFAATGGRIIATAAKLLNQKGSGRILVSICAAGGQGVTAIIEK
- a CDS encoding 3-oxoacyl-ACP reductase codes for the protein MTDQYQAFTQSPLGKFVVKNLGLPSPAALDRFENAQPVVNGAVLLGAAPSSTISASIAQILSNIHADSYVGNNVELQQTAAKVGLNLRPLNADDKESKFKAVVFDASGIQNSEQLKELYNFFNPIARQISSSGRVIVIGTTPETAKTVKQAIAQRALEGFIKSVGKEFKKGITAQVVYVDQGAEANLESTLRFLISPRSAYVSGQVIRVSKADNVDLDWAKPLAGKTALVTGASRGIGEAIANVLARDGAHVICLDVPQQQADLERVAGSIGGSVLAIDITAADAGEKIKTAAAKQGGLDVIVHNAGITRDKTLANMKPELWDLVININLSAIERVNDYLLSNDGLNANGRIVCVSSISGIAGNLGQTNYAVSKAGVIGLVKFTAPTLKNGITINAVAPGFIETQMTAAIPFAIREAGRRMNSMNQGGLPVDVAEAIAWFASTGSTGVTGNVVRVCGQSLLGA
- a CDS encoding MaoC family dehydratase, producing the protein MNTRHFSELPKPYLAYPKVIQGLIFKKPKGEKVLPQVEYVVDTLKIDTKHLENYNEICGFKNDGFVPAIYLAVLSQSLQMHMMTSEAFPFAILGLVHIRNQIKQTRKIGVNEQIKLSCKFGDLKPHDKGLQFDFITTAKVGGEVVMESLTTYLSRQKVEKKAVEKAKETQEPAYQPQEEWNISENTGRRYAMISGDFNLIHIHAVTAKAFGFKQAIAHGMWSKAKALANVQLPDAYEADVWFKLPMYLPSTVEFLTANEAKQTEFLIRNLKSKKPHVAGTVKAI